In the genome of Xanthobacteraceae bacterium, one region contains:
- a CDS encoding polyphosphate kinase 2 family protein yields the protein MERSQLVKRFRVADGKGFKLSDYDPRDTANLDIGKQEAKERLENDIKSLNELQERLYAQDRWSVLLIFQAMDAAGKDSAIEHVMSGINPQGCQVHSFKAPTVIELDHDYMWRTTCALPERGRIGVFNRSYYEEVLVVRVRKEILAKQRLPQELVTDKIWSERFEDIRAFERYMARNGTLILKFFLYVSKDEQKKRFLERIDEPEKRWKFNPGDVEERKYWKDYMSAYEDAIRNTAAPHAPWYVVPADRKWFTRLVVAAAIDEAMQGLGLEFPKVDKAALETMMQARETLAKE from the coding sequence ATGGAGCGCTCGCAACTGGTCAAGCGGTTTCGCGTTGCCGACGGCAAGGGCTTCAAGTTGTCCGATTACGATCCACGCGATACCGCGAACCTCGATATCGGCAAGCAGGAGGCGAAAGAGCGGCTGGAGAACGATATCAAGTCGCTCAACGAATTGCAGGAGAGGCTTTACGCGCAGGATCGCTGGTCCGTACTTCTCATTTTTCAGGCGATGGATGCCGCGGGCAAGGACAGCGCCATCGAGCATGTGATGTCCGGCATCAATCCGCAGGGTTGTCAGGTCCATTCGTTCAAGGCGCCGACCGTAATCGAACTGGATCACGATTACATGTGGCGCACGACCTGCGCGTTACCTGAGCGTGGGCGTATCGGCGTTTTCAACCGCTCGTATTACGAAGAGGTCCTCGTGGTGCGCGTGCGTAAGGAAATCCTTGCGAAGCAGCGGCTGCCGCAGGAACTGGTGACCGACAAGATCTGGAGCGAGCGGTTCGAGGATATTCGCGCGTTCGAGCGTTACATGGCGCGCAACGGGACATTGATCCTGAAGTTTTTTCTCTACGTCTCGAAAGACGAGCAGAAGAAGCGATTTCTGGAGCGCATCGACGAGCCGGAAAAGCGCTGGAAGTTCAATCCGGGCGATGTCGAGGAACGAAAATACTGGAAAGATTATATGAGTGCCTATGAGGATGCGATCCGCAATACCGCCGCGCCACATGCACCCTGGTATGTCGTGCCGGCCGACCGGAAGTGGTTCACGCGTCTCGTGGTCGCTGCCGCCATCGACGAGGCCATGCAGGGTCTCGGCCTGGAATTCCCCAAGGTTGATAAGGCTGCGCTGGAAACGATGATGCAGGCGCGCGAAACGCTGGCGAAGGAATAA
- a CDS encoding NUDIX hydrolase: MKITRLNEIDVRLEPREWRWATDNRNDILAHFERMRAQRPGMWNGRVLLVHRWQIDGEVLRAAMFETDFASLVTHRAFGFPDEGIFHCASGGVLRTTDGAFVLGVMGLDTANAGRIYFPAGTPDPGDIREDGSVDLAANLVRELDEEAGLIPGEYTVTPGWTAVNAGSRLALLREIDLPLEAEALAEKIRGNIAKQRVPELADVVIVRTRADFSPAMPGFVRAYLNAKLPPEAA; the protein is encoded by the coding sequence ATGAAGATCACTCGCCTGAACGAGATCGACGTGCGGCTGGAGCCGCGCGAATGGCGCTGGGCCACGGATAACCGCAACGACATTCTCGCGCATTTCGAGCGGATGCGTGCGCAACGTCCGGGGATGTGGAACGGTCGTGTGTTGTTGGTGCACCGCTGGCAGATCGACGGCGAGGTGTTGCGCGCTGCCATGTTCGAAACCGATTTCGCGAGCCTGGTCACGCATCGCGCATTTGGTTTCCCCGATGAGGGAATATTCCACTGCGCGAGTGGCGGCGTGTTGCGGACGACCGACGGCGCCTTCGTGCTCGGCGTGATGGGGCTTGATACGGCAAACGCGGGGCGCATTTATTTTCCCGCAGGCACGCCCGACCCCGGCGATATTCGCGAAGATGGTAGCGTCGATCTCGCCGCCAATCTGGTGCGCGAACTGGACGAGGAGGCCGGATTGATCCCGGGCGAATACACCGTCACGCCCGGCTGGACGGCAGTGAACGCAGGTTCGCGGCTGGCGCTGCTCCGCGAAATCGACCTTCCGCTCGAGGCCGAAGCACTGGCGGAGAAGATCCGCGGAAACATCGCGAAGCAGCGCGTCCCGGAGTTGGCGGATGTCGTGATCGTGCGCACGCGCGCGGATTTCAGTCCGGCAATGCCCGGTTTCGTGCGCGCTTACCTGAACGCAAAATTGCCGCCCGAAGCGGCGTAG
- the pdxY gene encoding pyridoxal kinase PdxY: protein MNILSIQSHVAYGHVGNASAVFPLQRLGADVWPVHTVQFSNHTGYGAWRGQVFAADLIRDVVTGIAERGVLPKCDGVLSGYMGDAATGEAILESVAKVKAANGNARYCCDPVIGDVGRGVFVRPGIPEFMRERALPAADVVTPNQFELDYLSGMETKSLAAALRAADAIHKIGPSTVLVTSLHTDATPEGSIDLMVSDREGKFRVRTPLLNLSVNGAGDAIAALFFFHLLKTGSAGAALSNAASSVYGLLKRTLAAGSREILLVEAQEEYVSPSETFMPEKLA, encoded by the coding sequence ATGAACATCCTTTCGATCCAGTCTCATGTCGCTTACGGGCATGTCGGGAACGCCTCGGCGGTATTCCCGTTGCAACGGCTGGGTGCGGACGTATGGCCGGTGCATACGGTCCAGTTCTCGAACCACACCGGCTATGGCGCATGGCGCGGACAGGTTTTCGCTGCTGATCTGATCCGCGACGTGGTCACGGGAATTGCGGAGCGCGGTGTGCTGCCGAAGTGTGACGGTGTTTTGTCCGGTTACATGGGTGACGCCGCCACGGGGGAAGCCATTCTGGAAAGCGTTGCGAAGGTGAAGGCCGCCAACGGCAATGCGCGTTATTGCTGCGATCCCGTGATCGGCGATGTAGGCCGCGGCGTGTTCGTGCGGCCCGGCATTCCGGAGTTCATGCGGGAACGGGCGCTGCCGGCGGCGGACGTTGTCACGCCCAACCAGTTTGAACTGGATTATCTTTCCGGCATGGAGACGAAGTCGCTCGCGGCGGCGCTTCGCGCGGCCGACGCAATTCACAAGATCGGGCCGTCTACGGTGCTTGTCACCAGCCTGCATACGGATGCGACGCCGGAAGGCAGCATCGACCTTATGGTCTCGGATCGCGAAGGAAAATTCCGCGTGCGGACGCCGCTCCTCAATCTGTCGGTCAACGGCGCCGGTGACGCCATCGCTGCGCTGTTCTTCTTTCATCTCCTGAAAACCGGATCGGCGGGCGCGGCGCTCTCGAATGCCGCTTCCTCGGTTTATGGTCTGCTGAAGCGCACGCTTGCCGCCGGCTCGCGTGAAATCCTGCTGGTCGAAGCGCAGGAAGAATATGTTTCGCCAAGCGAGACCTTCATGCCGGAGAAGCTCGCATGA
- a CDS encoding DedA family protein, producing MAADVINFVKLNQHWAPYIVALLCFAESLAVVSFFVPATVMLVGIGGLIGSAGLSFWPIWWGAVIGGILGDWLSYVVGYYFKDSAHHHWPLSKYPEFTKRADDFMRKWGAMGVFIGRFSGPLRAFVPLAAGIFSVPHWKFQLANVSSAVVWGFVLLAPGWGLFKYISQYLPH from the coding sequence ATCGCCGCCGACGTCATCAACTTCGTCAAGCTCAACCAGCACTGGGCGCCCTATATCGTCGCCCTGCTCTGCTTCGCGGAGTCGCTGGCCGTCGTATCGTTCTTCGTTCCTGCCACCGTCATGCTGGTCGGCATCGGCGGGCTGATCGGTAGCGCAGGCCTGAGCTTCTGGCCGATATGGTGGGGTGCGGTGATCGGCGGCATCCTCGGCGACTGGCTGTCCTATGTCGTCGGCTACTACTTCAAGGACAGCGCGCATCACCACTGGCCGCTTTCGAAATATCCGGAGTTCACGAAGCGCGCCGACGACTTCATGCGTAAATGGGGCGCGATGGGCGTATTCATCGGTCGCTTCTCCGGACCGCTGCGCGCCTTCGTGCCGCTGGCTGCCGGCATCTTTTCCGTACCGCACTGGAAGTTTCAGCTTGCGAACGTTTCCTCGGCGGTGGTGTGGGGCTTCGTGTTGCTCGCGCCGGGTTGGGGTCTGTTCAAATATATCTCGCAGTACCTTCCGCATTAG
- a CDS encoding ATP-binding cassette domain-containing protein, whose protein sequence is MKKGTSAIAFERVVQRFPGAAAPALDNVSLSIVHGEFVVIVGPSGSGKTTLLRLVNRLADPAEGRVTVGGDNVLDADPILLRRSIGYVFQSVGLFPHMTIAENIAITPRLLGWEESRMEKRVSELLTLVHLPQSYAPRMPHELSGGERQRVGVARAIAAQPEIVLMDEPFGALDPVTRDALTQDYRALHDKLKLTSVMITHDMQEALLLADRIVVMQAGKIVEQGTPKQLSRKAKHKYVRELLQTPARQAKRLSALMRDA, encoded by the coding sequence ATGAAGAAGGGAACAAGCGCGATTGCCTTCGAGCGCGTGGTCCAGCGCTTTCCGGGCGCCGCCGCGCCTGCGCTCGACAATGTTTCGCTGAGCATCGTGCATGGCGAATTCGTCGTGATCGTCGGGCCATCAGGCTCAGGCAAGACAACCCTGCTTCGTCTCGTCAACCGGCTGGCCGATCCGGCGGAAGGGCGCGTCACGGTTGGCGGCGATAACGTCCTCGATGCCGACCCGATCCTGCTGCGGCGAAGTATCGGATATGTGTTTCAGAGCGTCGGCCTGTTTCCGCACATGACGATTGCCGAGAACATCGCGATTACGCCGCGCCTGCTCGGGTGGGAAGAATCGCGCATGGAAAAGCGCGTAAGCGAACTGCTCACGCTTGTGCATCTGCCGCAAAGCTATGCGCCCCGTATGCCGCACGAACTTTCCGGCGGCGAACGCCAGCGTGTCGGCGTCGCCCGCGCCATCGCCGCGCAGCCGGAAATCGTACTGATGGACGAGCCGTTCGGCGCGCTCGATCCCGTCACACGCGACGCACTGACTCAGGATTACCGCGCGTTGCACGACAAGCTGAAACTCACTTCCGTCATGATTACCCACGATATGCAGGAAGCACTGCTGCTCGCCGACCGCATCGTCGTGATGCAGGCCGGGAAGATTGTCGAACAGGGCACGCCGAAACAGCTTTCGCGCAAGGCGAAACACAAATACGTACGCGAGTTGCTGCAAACCCCGGCGCGGCAGGCAAAGCGTCTCTCCGCGCTGATGAGGGACGCGTGA